ATAAATTGAGGAAACGGACAGTTTTAACCAAGTCTACGTCAAAgcgttatttaaaaatgttagaGATACGACATTGAGATGAAAACTTGGGCGTTTGGCAATGATTCAAAGCAATACATACTGGTGTTTGtagaaattaatttgtaatgtaTACAGCACAGACAATTTCAGTCTCATTTTACTAACATAAGTCGATCGACAGGTACAATAGAGTAACACTGTCAGTCAAGTATTGTTTTAAGTGCTTGGACGGGAAAACGAATGATCTTACGCTCGTCCTGGTTTTGAAGACATCACAGAGTGAACATCGCGACCAGCTTTGAGAATTGAGGTGGTAGAGTCCCTCTGCCCCAATTAGGGGCCTCAGGAtatttaataatcatttttatagTACCTTGAATATTTGTGGTAGAACATGTAGCGGTTCACAATATCCGTGTCTATAAACATGGCGATTCCAATACGCTATTTCTTATGATTTAATAACGGCACCAATTTAACTcaggtatattttaaatattttaatattatagtttcTGTGGCGTACTAAGAAAGAAAGTCGTGCTCAGTTGTGACGTGATTTTTAAACGAAGTGGCATATCATACAAGGTCTATCatccataattattaatataagcttataacaataataacgtAACTGCCGCGAAATCTGTCCTAACGATCTAGCCGCATCAAATAAactgaaaaaatgtttttcaccGTCATACTACTGTACTACTGTTGGGctgtgtacttttttttattgcacttgtacgcagacgagcattcggcccacctcatggtgagtggttaccgtcgcccatggaattcagcaatgtcaggggcagagccaagccgctgcctaccagtaCTTATCGTGGCGTTATACATACTAAAAAAGGTGATTTTAATTTACCTTATCACTGACCACGTGAACAATGCGAGGGCCTTCATCAGAATGTAATGGGCGCACGCGCACCGCTACCTGGAGacagtatttaaatttaataaaattgaacttGAGTACGTACGTAACTTGGGGTCTGTTAACTAGCGATGACAACTGCAATCTGTTAGAAGTATTTATACATTGACAAAAGCAAGTGCAAAGGTTAGTTACGTTTTAGACACAATTATATCAGTTAGCGTAAATCAATCAAAAAGTGTCTATCTATCATAATCATATTTTAATAGAATCAGTCCAGATTATGATGTAAAAACTATTCAAACAGCACACGATACTAttccagattttttttattgctttttagggtggatgagctcacagcccacctggtgttaagtggttactggagcctatagacatctataacataaatgcgccacccaccttgagatataagttctaaggtctcagtagagttacagcggctgtcccacccttcaagccgaaacgcattactgcttcacggcagaaataggcggagcggtgatacctacccgcgcggactcacaagaggtcctgccaccagtaaaaaatagtaagtaaaaaatagtaaatagtaAGATGTAGGTAATGTATCTTTAAAATACTTCGGCTGTTAATAAATACTTCATAAACAGTTGGAAATCTGATAATGCTCTGAAGACCACCTATGCAACAAAGAAAACTTCGATCCTATGTGCCCAGCATTCACTTATGGTGTTGATGGACTCTGGATAAAACCGCTTGAGAATAGACAAGTTGACGGCTCATCTGCTGTCCCGAGGTaacaaatagtaaaataaacaaatattaaattgcaTTTATTTGCAAATTAAATAGGTATTTACCATCAACTTCTCTTCTGTGACAGTACGCATTCTGGCATTGTACTTTTCGGGGGTAGTTGTGGTACATTGAGTCATGGCATTACTCCGTAAACTTTAACACTTTTCTTGATTTATGgttaataatactttaaaaaagttCAAACGCATTTTAGTCTTTTATAGTGTCGAGGTAATCAATCATTCACATCGAACCATAATTTATCATTTGAAAACAACATACGCGTATGTCGGAGCATTACGATCAGGAAAACAAATTAACttgtttcaataataaatacgacAAACTACGTATCCGCCCAAAACCTTCACGTGGACTGAGGGGTTGATCAAAATACATTGGACGTTATAGAATTGTAGATATAAATGGTCGCTCAGCAACGACTTTAAGCcacaaataaaacattgaacatagtgtatttctttttacaattaattagtTAACTATAATTTGAACCAACTTATAAGATTTAATAGTTGTATGTAAAGTTGACAATAAGTTATCATAACTTTCCGGTCTTACAGCATAGACAGTATTCGAAAGCAAAGTAAATAATCATGAATTCATATCTGACTGACTCGGTAGAGCAGTTGTTAGcacccctgactgttgcgccgaaaatcttgggttcgattcccacatcgggcaaccattcgtgtgatgagcagatttgtttgctctttgtctgggtgtttattatctatgcatttatttaaaaaacgtaCCTACTAATGtacgtttttacaataaaatttaggtaggtaggtatgtaaGTTTCTGGTTCCCATAACACTGGGAGTCCTACATTGGGGCTGGGTGACCATGCATGATTTTTTCGcaattttgtatttatgtatgtgtgtatttatttacattagctATGGGGTCTTCAGACTATATTCTACTAAGTACTACAAGTTATTAAACTAATATATTAGCGGAAATACTTAAGGCCAGGGCATCTACTTTTATGTTGACCCGCCTTCATTTTCAGGGGTTCTCATTCCCGAGCCGTATGCTTCGTGGCAAATATCTCTTTTTTTCTTCGTGAACGAATTTTCGATGCCTAAGTCTACCGCGTAGGAGCTAAATTCTCAAATTTTAAAGGTATGTGGGTCAGCCGTCAAGGAGAATATAAATGAAACTTCGtagttttttttaggattgaaggattagtGGTGGCCcagtggcctttccagtttcaccaggacaggtgggcgagcaacgTCTCAGCCAGGAGGGCTACGTAGTCTCGAGGCgacattcacgttatgatgtcaATTTGCTCTGATACCCTTCCCTTACCTAAAGTTATGTATAACTTTACCATTAAACTTTATGATTAAATTAGAGATAATTTTACCCTTAATCATGTACTTAGATGATTTAACTAAACTCACATGTTTTTTAAATGctttctattgtttttttttattcctacctaagctgatagccttgagaggctatttcagcgtaaccttaactagtaggtgacctcacggggctcaaacctgacgacgttgctaacacgaaccctagcaagagccgtgcttcgcagaatttatcaccggatcggaaacacgacccactgagaagatccggcgagaaactcagcgggctgtgtctgtgggtttacTCGTCAAGACCTTCGTCGCAATcgccgggttcgacgagaacgatgaccggtgcttgaggtacctaaaaacagcGTTAGTGGATCGCAAAGATTCTATTGTATATATTTCCCCTTTATATATACTGTTATTACAACTCTGAAGAAGCATTCCCATGTAAGATAGTTCCCATCCTAAGTTTCACAATATTCTAAACTTTAGTTGTTAGTAACAAAAACTAAGCTCACTCAGTTTTTctgttataaatatataaaaaaactgatcaccaaaatatatttatattttttactaatttaatgttccaatattttttattattatacaatgtaCCACCACCAGCATAATTCATTTGAACTATGTATACAGATATAATTTCTACCATAAACAACTTCTAGAAAAAACATCACTCACTGCTAAATAGCAGTATGTGGTGATTTTGTCCCCTGACCATCTTGCTTGGCTTGACATCACAGTggctttttacttttttaggcaataaaaataaaagtattacaCTAAAACACAATAACAATGTTTTACACAAATTCGCCAATCaataaaacatatatatattaaggggtatttttttatttggttaagTTAAGGAATGATGAATAAAGCTCTATGAAAGCTTTATATATAATAGACTTTAcctttatacataatatgtaagtCAGACTTAAATTATTCTCATCATAATAGTATATTGTGCACAAAGTTAAACAGTACCAGGTGCAAGCAATTTTACTCCTCTGTCAAacaatttataaagatatttttttggcTTCATATCCACTGTATGTATGTGTTCTTCATTGAATTTGTTTCCTggatattttattgtcaaatgaCCTGAGACATCTGAACTCAATCCTGAAGAAAGGTTTTCCACTTCAACCACAGTTTGTGCTTTGTGCGATAGCAAATTTGCCAAACAGTGGTTAGCATCATCTTCCATCACATCATTGCAATGAAATATTACAAAAGGATTTTTTGATTTAGCAGCAATTTCTATAATTTCAGAACAAAACTTATTCACTTCTTGTAATGTATACTGAAGATCTAGTAAATGTGTGATTCCAtcaaaaataatgttaactgtGTCATGATTACGCTGCATTTCTTCTATTTTTTTCAGCACATCTATGAGCAATTGATCAGATTCAGCATACTCCATTATATTTGTTAATGTTGCGTCACCAAAATCAAAATAATCTATCACCCCAGCCTCACAACTTTTAAACAGATTATGGTTCATTCTTAAACCAACATTGTGGTaatgagttattgagttatgtGAGGATACTATCAAAAGAGGGCTGTTTTGCTTAATACAGTAACTGATAACACAATTGACAATGAATGAACCATCACAACCATTTATTTCTTTAACCACAATCCTGTTGGTAGATATATTTTTCTGCAATTGTAGACATGATGTTATAATGTCAGACATCCTGAAACAATGAACTGTTTGCAATAAATTACAGCAGTTTCACAAAATTCTCGGAACAAGCTCTTTGCCAATAAATACATAGGTATAGGTACCTATATCTTGTGACGCTAAAGGGACATAAATGATAAATTTACTGAAACGCCAGTCACTGAGAGTATACTATTATCGCAAAATCTAACATATCTTCCTTCAGTCAAAACGCTGTCGGCATGCGTAGAGAAAAGTCGAGTTCGCTCGCGCGAGACCTTCTGTATCGACATTAATCGTTCGTTTTCTCATGTATTCAAAAACTTGCCAAATAACTTATTACATAATAACACGTATTTACCGTTTATAGAAAGAAGTGGTTAATTTAACTTTCATCCAACAAGTTACCTTTCCTCAcaaatatttcaatatatttggAATATTTTAGTCAGGTaagttatttttgtattttttcattttagaaaccgttttaattatgtaaacaaagtaaaacaaaagccaaggtttttttcccctaacctataagttataaaaatgattttccattagaaataacattttctaaaacttaaatattttatacctGCTTTCAACTTGCtagtttattcttttttattcccaaatgaattattattagaaaatattaCCAACGTGAACTAATATTCACTTTCAATTCAAATAGAATACGCGTTGTGCGATTTATCttataagaaaattattattatttaacaatatGGTATTAATGACATTGTATCCTAAAAAGCTaaacactttatttttatttctatttcctGTCCATAACCACATTTACAGTCATCGGGAACAGGCACATGACATGCTCATGACGCAACATTCATCTTAAGCCCGGACGCATATTGTACGTTCGTCCGTGCTTGACCGAAAAGCTTCCGAAGGTAGGTACTCTGTGAATTGCGTAGAAatgacaatatttatttttttctaataaacaaaGTAAAAATTAAGGTGGTTCCTATATTAGCCCAACATTTTAATACGAAGGCTTATCCAATGTGGTTTACCTAATCTGCTCAGGACATAGCCGACGTCACTGAATGGGGTTGGCAACTGTCAAAGTGGCGCTGGTGTGCATTGTTCCCATAACATTCAATATTTGTATtggaaattttgattaaaaattattttaagaacAATGACGCGTTGTTTTGTGCCAATATGCTCAGAAATTGGAGTACATCAATTCCCGAAGGACAAGAAAATTGGAAGACTGTGGTTAAAGGCTATTCGACGCGAAAAAAGTACTCCCACAAAAAGTTCGAGGTTATGTCGTAAACACTTTGTGGAATCTGACTATGAAAACATTAGTAAATACACAGGTATGCTTCTTTCTGCCAAATATTTATAATGCATGACTAGGTGTAGCACACATCTTTGttctcttataaaaaaaaacccaaaaataATTAGTTAGGCACACTATTAGTTGCTAACATATTTAGCAAGTAGATTTATGCTGTAAGGAACTtattaacaaacacaaaatcaGACTGGAGGAAACACATTCCTCATGAGCTGTTGTTCATTATCAGCTGTTACTATTGAAAGTTCTATCTAAACCGCTGCATCCATTGtaataacaaacattttaaaactatGCTCAGGTTTCCTTGTGatagtatatttaaatgtttttctttgtgTTGAAGGTGTCAAACATGAACATAAATATCTGAAGAAAGGTGCTGTACCATCTATATTTTCATGGAATATGAAACCAGtttctgaagaaaaaaaaagtagagaaCAAAGGTTACAAACTCGTAACCTTAAAAAACAGCTTTTTAGCCTGCCCAACACATCCCATTACTGTGAAGATATAGTACCCCTTGAAGAACACAGCAGTGTGCATTTTGATTCAAATGTCTCTCAAGAAATtctaatagaaaataataaatctaGTATAGATGAAACGATTACAAGGCATCATATTACTATTGGAACTCAGACATCCAATATATTAAGATTGTTCTCTACAGAGCTATTACTTGCAGACGATGAGACAGTGCAATACTACACCGGGTTGGAAACAGCATCTAAGTTTTCATTAGTTTTAATCACACTTTTGCCAATGGCAAATGATATAAGGTATCGCTGGAGTAGAGTGGTCGGCATATCAATAGAAGATCAATTTTTAATGTTACTAATTAAGCTTAGAAGAAATACAACAGATTTTGAATTAAGTAAAATTTTTGGTGTAAGTAAAACTGAAGTGTCTAATATTGTTGTAACATGgataaattttgtcagtgaTATCTGGAGCCTAATTGACATTTGGCCTAGCCGCAgcttagtaaattattatatgcCTAATTGTTTTAGAACACATTATCCCTCCACAAGGGTGATTATAGATGGGACTGAAATAGGCATACAGAAGCCTAGTCAACCTGATACTCAAAAAGCGTCATTTAGTTCttataaacataaaaacacCTTGAAATTTTTGGTAGGAGCTTCACCAGGGGGATTATTAACATATGTTTCAAACGGCTATGCTGGTTCTGCAAGTGATCGACAGATAGTAGAACGAAGTAAGCTGCTGCAGATTTGTGATTCTGGAGATAGTATTATGGCAGACAGAGGTTTTAATGTACAGGATCTGTTTGCCTCTAAAGGAATTAGTATCAATATCCCATCTTTTTTAAAAGGTAAATCACAAATCCCAGGTGTTCAGTTAAAGATAGATCAAAAATTAGCTAGTCAGAGGGTTCACATAGAACGATTAATAGGGCTAACaaaaacttatttaatattaaaaaatgaacTAAATCATTTTTATGTACCTTTAGcatctaaaatatttttcatatgtGTAATGTTATGTAATTTTAGAGAAGGAATtgtcaataaaaacaattaaaaatattactgattttttatttcgacaAGTGTGTATAGTTATAATACagatatttttcatacaatgcttctttgaaaatattttcataatattttcttttttgccacgtaccatccggctatggaatgagctcccctccacggtgtttcccgagcgctatgacatgtccttcttcaaacgaggcttatggagagtattaagcggtaggcagcggcttggctctgcccctggcattgc
The Bombyx mori chromosome 17, ASM3026992v2 DNA segment above includes these coding regions:
- the LOC692989 gene encoding DID protein isoform X1, giving the protein MKVKLTTSFYKRMSDIITSCLQLQKNISTNRIVVKEINGCDGSFIVNCVISYCIKQNSPLLIVSSHNSITHYHNVGLRMNHNLFKSCEAGVIDYFDFGDATLTNIMEYAESDQLLIDVLKKIEEMQRNHDTVNIIFDGITHLLDLQYTLQEVNKFCSEIIEIAAKSKNPFVIFHCNDVMEDDANHCLANLLSHKAQTVVEVENLSSGLSSDVSGHLTIKYPGNKFNEEHIHTVDMKPKKYLYKLFDRGVKLLAPGTV
- the LOC692989 gene encoding DID protein (The RefSeq protein has 4 substitutions compared to this genomic sequence) codes for the protein MSDIITSCLQLQKNISTNRIVVKEINGCDGSFIVNCVISYCIKQNSPLLIVSSHNSITHYHNVGLRMNHNLFKSCEAGVIDYFDFGDATLTNIMEYAESDQLLIDVLKKIEEMQRNHDTVNIIFDGITHLLDLQYTLQEVNKFGSEIIEIAAKSKNPLVIFHCNDVMEDDANHCWANLLSHKAQTVVEVENLSSGLSSDVSGHLTIKYPGNKFNEEHIHTVDMKPKKYLYKLFDRGVKWLAPGTV
- the LOC101736528 gene encoding uncharacterized protein LOC101736528 isoform X1 encodes the protein MTRCFVPICSEIGVHQFPKDKKIGRLWLKAIRREKSTPTKSSRLCRKHFVESDYENISKYTGVKHEHKYLKKGAVPSIFSWNMKPVSEEKKSREQRLQTRNLKKQLFSLPNTSHYCEDIVPLEEHSSVHFDSNVSQEILIENNKSSIDETITRHHITIGTQTSNILRLFSTELLLADDETVQYYTGLETASKFSLVLITLLPMANDIRYRWSRVVGISIEDQFLMLLIKLRRNTTDFELSKIFGVSKTEVSNIVVTWINFVSDIWSLIDIWPSRSLVNYYMPNCFRTHYPSTRVIIDGTEIGIQKPSQPDTQKASFSSYKHKNTLKFLVGASPGGLLTYVSNGYAGSASDRQIVERSKLLQICDSGDSIMADRGFNVQDLFASKGISINIPSFLKGKSQIPGVQLKIDQKLASQRVHIERLIGLTKTYLILKNELNHFYVPLASKIFFICVMLCNFREGIVNKNN